A part of Populus alba chromosome 8, ASM523922v2, whole genome shotgun sequence genomic DNA contains:
- the LOC118055381 gene encoding spermidine synthase 1 has protein sequence MAEESFVGDLPVKRPREDEENGACAATEAMETETNSSDYISSVIPGWFSEISPMWPGEAHSLKVEKILFQGKSDYQNVMVFQSSTYGKVLVLDGVIQLTERDECAYQEMITHLPLCSIVNPKKVLVIGGGDGGVLREVARHSSVEQIDICEIDKMVVDVSKKFFPDVAIGYEDPRVTLRVGDGVAFLKAVPEGTYDAIIVDSSDPIGPAQELFEKPFFESVAKALRPGGVVSTQAESIWLHMNIIEDIVANCRQIFKGSVNYAWTTVPTYPSGMIGFMLCSTEGPPVDFKHPVNPIDVDDSQRKSKPLKFYNSELHTAAFCLPSFAKKVIDSRAE, from the exons ATGGCTGAAGAGAGTTTTGTTGGTGATTTGCCAGTGAAGAGGCCAAGAGAAGATGAAGAGAACGGGGCCTGTGCTGCCACTGAAGCCATGGAGACAGAGACCAACAGTAGCGATTATATTTCCTCTGTTATTCCTGGCTGGTTCTCTGAGATTAGCCCAATGTGGCCTG GAGAAGCACATTCCTTGAAAGTAGAGAAGATCTTATTTCAAGGGAAGTCTGACTATCAGAATGTCATGGTCTTTCAG TCATCAACATATGGAAAGGTTCTAGTTTTAGATGGGGTGATTCAGCTAACAGAGAGGGATGAATGTGCATACCAAGAAATGATCACTCACCTTCCTCTTTGCTCTATTGTAAACCCAAAGAAG gTTTTGGTTATTGGTGGAGGAGATGGTGGGGTCCTACGGGAAGTGGCTCGTCACTCTTCTGTTGAGCAGATTGACATATGTGAAATAGATAAGATGGTTGTTGAT GTTTCTAAAAAATTCTTCCCTGACGTAGCAATCGGGTATGAGGATCCCCGAGTGACTCTCCGTGTCGGTGATG GAGTTGCATTCTTAAAGGCTGTTCCTGAAGGTACTTATGATGCAATCATAGTAGATTCTTCCGACCCAATAG GTCCTGCTCAAGAGCTTTTTGAGAAGCCCTTTTTTGAGTCAGTAGCAAAGGCTCTCCGTCCAGGAGGAGTTGTGAGCACACAGGCAGAAAGTATATGGCTTCACATGAACATCATTGAGGATATTGTGGCAAACTGCCGTCAGATCTTCAAAGGCTCTGTCAACTATGCTTGGACAACTGTTCCTACTTACCCAAG CGGGATGATTGGTTTCATGCTTTGCTCTACCGAGGGACCCCCTGTTGATTTCAAGCATCCAGTTAATCCTATAGATGTCGATGATagtcaaagaaaatcaaaaccttTGAAATTCTACAACTCAGAG TTGCATACAGCGGCTTTCTGTTTGCCTTCTTTTGCAAAGAAAGTGATTGATTCAAGGGCTGAATGA